The Arvicola amphibius chromosome 11, mArvAmp1.2, whole genome shotgun sequence genome has a segment encoding these proteins:
- the Znf292 gene encoding zinc finger protein 292 isoform X3: MRIKHLIKTNQLSQATALAKLCSEHPEIGTKGSFKQTYLVCLCTSSPNEKLIEEISEVDCKDALEMICNLESEGDEKNALVLCTAFLSRQLQQGDMYCAWELTLFWSKLQQRVEPSIQVYLERCRQLSMLTKTVYHIFFLIKVINSETEGAGLATCIELCVKALRLESTENTEVKISVCKTISCLLPDDLEVKRACQLSEFLIEPTVDAYYAVEMLYNQPDQKYDEENLPIPNSLRCELLLVLKTQWPFDPEFWDWKTLKRQCLALMGEEASIVSSIDELNDCEVYEKVDYQDESREASVNGVSCGLGTNSGLLMDTGDDKQKKDIKELKDRGFISARFRNWQAYMQYCVLCDKEFLGHRIVRHAQKHYKDGIYSCPICAKNFNSKETFVPHVTLHVKQSSKERLAAMKPLRRLGRPPKITATHESQKANTNNVAKQEQRPIKKNSLYSTDFIVFNDNDGSDDENDDKDKSYEPEAIPVQKPVPVNEFNCPVTFCKKGFKYFKNLIAHVKGHKDNEDAKRFLEMQSKKVICQYCRRHFVSVTHLNDHLQMHCGSKPYICIQMKCKAGFNSYAELLAHRKEHQVFRAKCLFPKCGRVFSQAYLLYDHEAQHYNTYTCKVTGCGKVYRSQSEMEKHVDDHSAPGSVLPSQESRNSVGSTGEDRAVLPSEKNSTEKSSGAGGGDGWDKSQAGQLSVSDLRQANIPLSNGLENPDNTAVLQTNEVAVSIKVSLNHGTEGDFGRQENLTVVGIGEPMVTDLRKPGEGAAVGLCHPRLQEKKQHEHLSEAQMAHNSLANSESLKMGNLNPQNLERQVNTLMTFSIQSQAGLLDSAQTSKFECGGDGKTSPSLYDLPLKTLESIAFVPSQVSLSSSLGAPSVPPKAPAQKFSCQVEGCTRTYNSSQSIGKHMKTAHPDQYAAFKMQRKTKKGQTSNNLNTPNHGKCVYFLPSQVSSSNHAFFTPQTKANGNPACSAQLQHVSPSIFPAHLANVSTPLLPSVESVLSPNLSSQDKHGQDGVLCSQMENLSSTTLPAQMEDLTKTVLPLNIDSGSDPFLPLPTENSSLFPSPANSENNSVFSQLENSTNHYPSQTEGDMGSSFLKGGSSENGVFPSQASVSDDSSSAGAQQSASKKVKKDRGRGPNGKERKPKHNKRAKWPAIIRDGKFICSRCYRAFTNPRSLGGHLSKRDYCKPLDGAEIAQELLQNNSQPSLLASMILSTSAVNMQQAHQSTFNPEACFKDPSFLQLLSVENRSSFLPSAFPRCDVSNFNTSVSQEGSEIIKQALETAGIPSTFESAEMLSQVVPIGSVTDGTQGSSTGMPGTTVTPLLQTVCHPDSSPTDQNRTPNSKTSPIKECNNLPIFPTNDSLLKTIENGLCADSFTSSTEPLQNFTSNSTHIPQSGPQNSRSSPLNKKGNSASKRRKKAAPPVIVPSATQNAASTVGLTAENLKVPNTNICSEIIPNCQPRVLVENLTQKLNNIDNHLFITDVKENFKASLEPHTALTPLTLKTENGDSRMMALSSCTSVDCDLQVSEDNVIQNFEKTLEIIKTAMNSQILEVKSGSQGTGETPQDAQINYSMPLPSVSPTQDNKLPDSSQCSSFLTAMPTKSNVPQSEALHKEDQIQDILEGLQNLKLETDLSTPASQCILINTSVTLPPTPTKSTPNITVQPVSEMIHIQLNDRVNKPFVCQNQDCNYSAMTKDALFKHYGKIHQYTQEMILEIKKNQLKFAPFKCVVPTCTKTFTRNSNLRAHCQLVHHFTTEEMVKLKIKRPYGRKSQSENLSVPQITQVKKQPLVAEEIKTDLQPAVELAAGTDDALGNGAVIPEKQLLEKKSPEKPESSSQLLTVSVEQYNTNLTNLKAKGRKNKRHRKEKEEKKEKNPVSQSVEFPARYSPYRPYCCVHQGCFAAFTIQQNLILHYQAVHKSNLPTFSAEVEEESEAGRESEETETKQSMREFRCQVSDCSRIFQAITGLIQHYMKLHEMTPEEIESMTAAVDVGKFPCDQLECKSFFTTYLSYVVHLEVDHGIGARTGKSEEDGIYKCDCEGCDRIYATRSNLLRHIFNKHNDKHKAHLIRPRKLTGQENISSKANQEKSKPKHRVSKHSRKEGIRMAKTKRKKKSNFENKSAKVVQIEENKPYSLKRGKHVYSIKARNDALSECTSKFVTQYPCMIKGCTSVVTSESNIIRHYKCHKLSKAFTSQHRNILIVFKRYGNPQGKEASQQEDCKDDTKDPDAFVLEKNDNSKASSISQEEGIKGEKDEMDELTELFITKLINEDRTNVETQVNTTLKVNNGFQENNSCPSEKQKAGNLKRVNKEKGIVQNKKRKVDKTEPELPLEVNTRKDEETAVAVQTTEEHPASFDWSSFKPMGFEVSFLKFLEESAVKQKKNTDRDHSNSGSKRGSHSNSRRNVDKTTVTGGNPTCSCKESELFVRFANPSKLPCSENVKIVLDKTLKDCTELVLKQLQEMKPTVSLKKLEVLSNAPDRTVLRDVSIGRATGRGQD, translated from the coding sequence aCTGAAGGGGCTGGACTTGCTACTTGCATAGAATTATGTGTGAAAGCTCTTCGCTTGGAATCTACAGAAAATACTGAAGTGAAAATATCAGTTTGCAAGACCATTTCCTGTTTGTTGCCTGATGATCTGGAAGTGAAACGTGCTTGTCAACTGAGTGAATTTCTTATTGAGCCTACTGTAGATGCATATTATGCTGTGGAGATGTTATACAACCAGCCAGACCAGAAATATGATGAAGAGAATCTTCCTATACCAAATTCTCTACGCTGTGAGCTCTTACTTGTTTTGAAAACTCAGTGGCCCTTTGATCCAGAATTTTGGGATTGGAAAACCTTAAAACGACAGTGTCTTGCACTAATGGGAGAAGAGGCATCTATTGTGTCTTCAATTGATGAACTCAATGACTGTGAAGTGTATGAAAAAGTAGATTACCAGGATGAAAGCAGAGAAGCATCTGTGAATGGGGTTTCTTGTGGGCTTGGCACCAATTCTGGCCTCCTGATGGATACTGGTGATGATAAGCAAAAGAAGGACATAAAAGAATTGAAGGACAGGGGGTTCATATCTGCTAGGTTTAGGAATTGGCAAGCCTACATGCAGTATTGTGTGCTATGTGACAAAGAATTCCTTGGACACAGAATAGTGCGGCATGCTCAAAAACATTACAAAGATGGGATTTACAGCTGTCCCATATGCGCAAAGAATTTTAATTCTAAAGAAACTTTTGTCCCTCATGTCACACTGCATGTTAAACAGTCTAGTAAAGAGAGACTAGCAGCTATGAAGCCATTAAGAAGATTGGGAAGACCTCCTAAGATAACAGCCACCCATGAAAGTCAAAAGGCTAACACTAATAATGTGGCCAAACAGGAACAACGGCCCATAAAAAAGAATAGTCTCTATTCAACAGATTTCATAGTCTTTAATGACAATGATGGTTCAGACGATGAGAACGATGACAAAGATAAATCATATGAGCCAGAGGCGATCCCTGTCCAGAAACCAGTACCCGTTAATGAATTTAATTGCCCTGTGACTTTTTGTAAAAAGGGCTTTAAGTACTTCAAAAATTTAATTGCTCATGTAAAAGGTCATAAGGATAATGAAGATGCCAAACGCTTTCttgaaatgcaaagcaaaaaggTCATTTGCCAGTACTGTAGACGGCATTTTGTGAGTGTCACTCATCTCAATGATCATTTACAAATGCACTGTGGCAGTAAGCCGTACATCTGTATACAGATGAAGTGTAAGGCTGGCTTTAATAGCTATGCAGAGCTGTTGGCCCACCGAAAGGAACATCAAGTCTTTAGAGCCAAGTGCTTATTTCCCAAATGTGGCAGAGTTTTTTCCCAAGCTTACTTACTATATGACCACGAGGCACAGCACTATAATACCTACACGTGTAAGGTCACGGGCTGTGGCAAAGTCTACCGCTCTCAGAGTGAGATGGAGAAACACGTGGATGATCACAGTGCTCCTGGAAGCGTGCTGCCTTCTCAAGAGAGTCGGAACTCAGTAGGGAGCACTGGGGAAGACAGAGCAGTGCTTCCTTCAGAGAAGAATAGCACTGAAAAGAgctcaggagcaggaggaggtgaTGGCTGGGATAAAAGCCAGGCGGGccagctctctgtctctgaccTCAGGCAAGCTAACATACCATTGTCAAATGGTCTGGAAAACCCTGATAACACTGCTGTTCTTCAGACCAATGAAGTGGCTGTGTCCATCAAGGTGTCCCTTAACCATGGCACCGAGGGTGACTTTGGCAGGCAAGAAAACCTAACCGTGGTAGGCATTGGTGAGCCAATGGTGACAGATTTGCGTAAACCAGGTGAAGGTGCTGCTGTTGGTTTGTGTCATCCACGTCTCCAAGAGAAGAAACAGCATGAGCACCTAAGTGAAGCCCAGATGGCTCACAATTCTTTAGCAAATTCCGAATCGCTGAAGATGGGAAACCTTAACCCACAGAACTTAGAAAGACAGGTGAACACGCTGATGACCTTCTCTATACAGAGTCAGGCAGGACTGCTGGACAGTGCACAGACTTCCAAGTTTGAATGTGGAGGTGATGGGAAGACATCACCCAGCCTTTATGATTTACCTCTGAAGACACTGGAAAGCATTGCATTTGTCCCATCGCAGGTCAGCCTGAGCAGTTCTCTGGGAGCTCCCTCAGTACCTCCAAAAGCTCCAGCTCAGAAATTCAGCTGCCAGGTTGAGGGGTGCACACGAACATATAACTCTTCCCAGAGTATTGGGAAACACATGAAAACAGCACACCCTGACCAATATGCTGCTTTTAAAATGCAGCGCAAAACTAAAAAAGGTCAGACATCTAACAACTTAAATACACCAAATCATGgaaagtgtgtttattttttgccATCCCAAGTGAGCAGCTCTAATCATGCTTTTTTTACACCACAGACCAAAGCCAATGGGAATCCTGCCTGTTCAGCCCAGTTGCAGCATGTCTCGCCTTCCATTTTTCCAGCTCATTTAGCAAATGTATCAACTCCATTGTTACCCTCAGTGGAAAGTGTCCTAAGTCCAAACCTATCTTCTCAGGATAAGCATGGACAAGATGGTGTATTGTGTTCACAAATGGAAAATTTGTCTAGTACTACCTTGCCAGCACAAATGGAAGATCTAACCAAAACAGTTCTGCCTTTGAACATTGACAGCGGCTCagatcctttccttcctttaccCACAGAAAACAGCTCTCTCTTCCCTTCaccagcaaatagtgagaataaTTCTGTTTTTTCCCAGCTGGAAAATAGTACAAATCACTATCCCTCGCAGACGGAAGGAGACATGGGTTCCTCCTTTCTAAAAGGAGGCAGTAGTGAGAATGGGGTTTTTCCTTCCCAAGCGAGTGTTTCGGATGACAGCAGCAGTGCCGGTGCACAGCAGTCCGCATCTAAGAAGGTGAAGAAGGACCGTGGTCGAGGCCcaaatgggaaggaaagaaaacccaaGCACAACAAAAGGGCTAAGTGGCCTGCAATTATCAGAGATGGGAAATTTATCTGTAGCAGGTGTTACAGGGCTTTCACGAACCCTAGGTCCCTAGGTGGACACCTGTCCAAACGGGACTACTGCAAACCACTGGATGGAGCAGAAATTGCACAGGAACTTTTACAGAACAACAGCCAGCCTTCCCTTCTGGCCAGCATGATTCTCTCTACAAGTGCAGTAAATATGCAACAGGCACACCAATCTACCTTTAATCCAGAAGCCTGTTTTAAAGATCCATCCTTCCTGCAACTTCTTTCTGTGGAAAATCGTTCATCATTTTTACCAAGTGCATTTCCTAGATGTGATGTGAGTAACTTTAATACCAGTGTTAGTCAGGAAGGCAGTGAAATTATTAAGCAGGCTTTAGAAACTGCTGGCATTCCCAGCACTTTTGAGAGTGCTGAAATGCTTTCTCAGGTTGTTCCTATAGGCAGTGTCACGGATGGAACACAAGGAAGTTCAACAGGGATGCCAGGCACAACTGTGACACCCTTGTTACAGACTGTTTGCCACCCAGACAGTTCACCAACTGACCAGAATAGAACACCAAATTCCAAAACTTCCCCCATCAAGGAGTGTAACAACTTGCCTATCTTTCCCACAAATGATTCACTGCTAAAGACCATTGAAAATGGTTTGTGCGCTGATTCATTCACTAGTTCTACTGAGCCATTGCAAAATTTTACCAGCAATAGCACACATATTCCTCAAAGTGGGCCTCAAAATTCAAGATCCAGTCCtttgaataaaaaaggaaacagtgcatctaagagaagaaaaaaggctgCTCCTCCAGTCATTGTACCCAGTGCGACCCAGAATGCGGCATCAACAGTGGGACTCACAGCAGAGAACCTTAAGGTTCCAAATACCAATATTTGTTCAGAAATAATTCCAAATTGTCAACCTCGGGTTTTGGTGGAAAATCTCACACAGAAATTAAATAACATTGACAATCATTTGTTTATAACTGATGTAAAAGAGAACTTTAAAGCCAGTCTTGAACCACACACAGCGTTAACCCCTttaacattaaaaacagaaaatggtgaTTCCCGAATGATGGCTTTGAGTTCATGTACATCGGTGGATTGTGATTTGCAGGTTTCTGAAGACAATGTTATACAGAACTTTGAAAAGACTCTTGAAATTATTAAAACTGCTATGAATTCTCAAATACTTGAGGTAAAAAGTGGATCTCAGGGTACTGGTGAGACACCACAGGATGCTCAGATAAATTACAGCATGCCGCTTCCTTCAGTAAGCCCTACCCAAGACAACAAGTTACCTGATTCTTCTCAGTGTTCCTCTTTCCTAACTGCAATGCCAACAAAAAGTAATGTTCCTCAATCTGAAGCATTACACAAGGAGGATCAAATACAGGACATTTTAGAAGGTTTGCAAAACTTAAAATTAGAAACTGACCTCTCCACTCCAGCTTCCCAGTGTATACTAATAAACACATCAGTAACACTGCCCCCTACACCTACTAAATCAACTCCTAATATTACAGTCCAGCCAGTTTCCGAAATGATACATATCCAGCTTAATGACAGAGTTAATAAGCCATTTGTGTGTCAAAACCAAGACTGTAACTACAGTGCCATGACAAAGGATGCCCTATTCAAACACTATGGTAAAATCCACCAGTATACTCAAGAAATGATTCTTGAGATTAAGAAGAATCAGTTAAAATTTGCTCCATTTAAATGTGTAGTACCTACATGTACCAAAACATTTACAAGAAATTCTAATCTCCGGGCACACTGTCAGTTGGTGCATCATTTTACAACAGAAGAAAtggtaaagttaaaaataaaaagaccatatGGAAGAAAATCTCAGAGTGAAAATTTGTCAGTGCCACAAATTACTCAAGTGAAAAAACAGCCACTCGTAGCAGAGGAGATAAAAACTGATTTACAGCCTGCAGTAGAGTTGGCAGCAGGCACAGATGATGCCCTTGGCAATGGAGCAGTAATCCCAGAAAAacaacttctagaaaaaaaaagtcctgagaAACCAGAAAGTTCTTCACAACTTCTCACAGTCTCTGTCGAACAATATAACACAAATCTCACAAACCTGAAagccaaaggaaggaagaataaaaggcatagaaaagaaaaggaagaaaaaaaagagaagaaccCAGTCTCCCAGTCCGTTGAGTTTCCAGCAAGATACAGTCCATATAGACCTTACTGCTGTGTTCACCAGGGATGCTTTGCTGCATTTACAATACAGCAAAACTTGATTCTTCATTACCAGGCTGTACATAAATCAAATCTTCCTACATTTTCTGCAGAGGTTGAAGAGGAAAGTGAAGCTGGCAGAGAAAGTGAAGAAACTGAAACTAAACAATCAATGAGAGAATTTCGCTGCCAGGTGAGTGACTGTTCTAGAATTTTCCAAGCAATCACTGGCCTGATACAGCACTACATGAAACTTCATGAGATGACCCCTGAGGAAATTGAAAGCATGACCGCTGCTGTGGATGTTGGCAAGTTTCCATGTGACCAGTTGGAGTGTAAATCTTTTTTTACAACATATCTGAGCTATGTTGTTCATCTTGAGGTAGACCATGGGATTGGAGCAAGGACAGGTAAATCAGAAGAAGACGGCATATACAAGTGTGACTGTGAAGGCTGTGACCGAATATATGCAACTCGGTCTAATCTCCTCCGACACATCTTTAATAAGCATAATGACAAACATAAGGCTCATCTGATTCGGCCAAGAAAATTAACTGGTCAGGAAAATATATCAAGTAaagcaaaccaagaaaaatcaaagcCTAAACATCGGGTATcaaaacacagcagaaaagaaggaataagaatggctaagaccaagcgaaagaaaaaaagtaattttgaaaacAAGAGTGCAAAAGTTGTGCAGATTGAAGAAAATAAGCCTTATTCTCTAAAACGTGGAAAGCACGTATATTCCATAAAGGCTAGAAACGATGCCTTGTCAGAGTGTACAAGCAAATTTGTAACGCAGTACCCATGTATGATAAAGGGATGTACTTCTGTTGTTACAAGTGAAAGCAATATCATTAGACATTATAAGTGCCATAAATTGTCCAAAGCATTTACATCACAGCATCGCAATATTCTTATTGTATTCAAGCGGTATGGCAACCCACAAGGAAAGGAAGCTTCTCAGCAAGAGGATTGTAAAGATGATACAAAAGATCCTGATGCATTTGTGTTAGAGAAAAACGATAATTCAAAAGCATCTTCCATTTCACAAGAAGAAGGTATAAAAGGTGAGAAAGATGAAATGGATGAGCTAACAGAACTATTtattacaaaattaataaatgaagatAGGACAAATGTAGAAACTCAAGTTAATACAACTTTAAAGGTAAATAATGGTTTTCAGGAAAATAATTCCTGcccatcagaaaaacaaaaggcaggtAATCTCAAGagagttaataaagaaaaaggcattgtgcaaaataagaagagaaaggttGATAAAACTGAGCCAGAATTACCACTGGAGGTAAATACACGGAAGGATGAAGAGACTGCTGTGGCTGTTCAAACCACGGAGGAGCATCCTGCCTCCTTTGACTGGAGCTCCTTCAAGCCAATGGGTTTTGAAGTGTCGTTTCTGAAGTTTCTGGAAGAGTCTGcagtgaagcagaagaaaaatactGACAGAGACCATTCAAACAGTGGAAGTAAAAGAGGATCTCATTCAAATTCAAGAAGAAATGTGGATAAGACCACTGTGACTGGTGGGAATCCCACATGTTCTTGTAAAGAAAGTGAACTCTTTGTACGTTTTGCCAATCCCTCCAAGCTTCCGTGCAGTGAGAATGTAAAGATTGTTTTAGACAAGACTCTTAAAGATTGCACTGAGCTTGTCCTAAAACAGCTTCAGGAAATGAAACCTACTGTGAGCCTAAAAAAGCTTGAAGTGCTATCAAATGCTCCAGACAGGACTGTTTTGAGAGACGTCAGCATAGGTAGAGCCACGGGCAGAGGGCAGGACTGA